A genomic stretch from Lathyrus oleraceus cultivar Zhongwan6 chromosome 2, CAAS_Psat_ZW6_1.0, whole genome shotgun sequence includes:
- the LOC127118633 gene encoding bidirectional sugar transporter N3 translates to MDFHSQLALAFGILGNVISFMVYLAPTPTFYRIWKVKSTQGFQSLPYLVALFSSMLWLYYGLLKTNATFLITINAFGCVVELIYIIIYTIYATKNARILTLKIFIVMNVVSSVLIVVTIQFALHDSLRVTVLGWVCTAFAICVFAAPLTIVAKVIKSKSVEFMPFNLSLFLTISAVVWFSYGLFLKDICIAIPNVLGFILGLFQMILYAIYKNKATAPKEEYELEQAMTNVVILSPMGILMSSPSPLRERVSKQNTEGVEDKNKNVEVVVVNSCEVISSPLLDKVKKQGKEGVEEKKKKSVGTSA, encoded by the exons ATGGATTTTCACAGTCAATTGGCTTTAGCTTTTGGCATACTAG GTAATGTCATTTCCTTCATGGTGTACTTGGCTCCTAC GCCAACATTTTACAGAATATGGAAAGTGAAATCAACTCAAGGTTTCCAATCTTTGCCCTACTTGGTGGCTTTATTCAGTTCCATGCTTTGGCTATACTATGGGTTGCTCAAGACAAATGCTACATTCCTCATTACCATTAATGCATTTGGATGTGTTGTTGAGCTTATTTACATTATCATCTACACAATCTACGCCACCAAAAATGCCAGG ATCTTAACCCTGAAAATATTCATTGTGATGAATGTGGTCTCTTCTGTGTTGATAGTTGTCACCATCCAATTTGCTCTGCATGATTCTCTCCGAGTCACAGTCCTTGGATGGGTTTGTACAGCTTTTGCAATTTGTGTCTTTGCAGCACCTTTAACCATTGTG GCAAAGGTTATCAAAAGTAAAAGTGTTGAGTTTATGCCATTCAATTTGTCACTTTTCCTCACAATAAGTGCTGTAGTGTGGTTTTCTTATGGTCTCTTCCTCAAGGATATATGCATTGCG ATACCAAATGTGTTGGGTTTCATATTAGGACTATTTCAGATGATACtatatgctatttataagaacAAAGCCACAGCTCCAAAGGAGGAATATGAACTTGAGCAGGCAATGACAAACGTTGTTATATTGAGCCCAATGGGAATCCTAATGTCATCTCCATCTCCACTTAGAGAAAGAGTGAGTAAACAGAATACAGAAGGTGTAGAAGACAAGAACAAAAACGTGGAAGTTGTTGTGGTGAATTCATGTGAAGTAATCTCATCTCCACTTTTAGACAAAGTGAAGAAACAGGGAAAAGAAGGTGtggaagagaagaagaagaaaagtgTGGGAACTTCAGCATAA